Within the Laspinema palackyanum D2c genome, the region GGGTTCAGCCGTGGTGCATTTGGTTTTTTTGCCATTGATGGCGAACTTGATGGTGACGCGATCGCCCGAGGCGATCGAGGAACCCATTGAGTTTATCGTTCTTGAGGAACCCGAACCCGAACCCGAACCGGAGGAGGACCCGCCACCCCCAGAACCGGAAGCATTAGCCATCCCAGAACCGGAACCAGAACCGGAACCAGAACCAGAACCGGAACCGGAACCGGAACCGGAACCGGAACCGGAACCGGAACCGGAACCCCTGCCAGAACCGGAAATGGTCGAACCCGAACCCCTGCCAGAACCGGAACCCCTGTTAGAACCGGAACCCCTGCCAGAACCGGAACCCCTGCCAGAACCGGAAATGGTTGAACCCGAACCTTTACTGCAAGAGCAACCCACCGCAGTCCCCGAACCCTTCATGCCGGAACCGACGCCGGAACCGGAACCCAGTCCTGCACCTTTAACACCCCAGGAAGCACCATCTCTGTCCGCCCCAGCGCCCCTGGATCCGGTAGAAAGTCCGCCGATCGCCCAGGAACCGGAGGCCCAAAATTTAGAACCCCTACCCGAGGTAAATCCGGTGGAGAGACTGCCGGAACCCCCAGTGGTGAGTACGGTCCCGCAAACGCCGGGTCCCGAACCCGACTGGATGAACGACTTGAACTCCGCGAATCAACCGATCGCCTTGGAGGATCAAGAGGTTGCCTCGTCGAATCCGTTTGCTGAAAATATCCGGTCCCTCGATGAACCTGTGAGCGAACCGCGCTCCCTGGAACCCCCAGTTACCGGCAGTTTACCCGAAACCTCTGAGGAGGAGTTGCTCACCGAAGTTCCCAACTCAGACGCGACTCCTCCGGTAGAGGAACTCAACCCCACGGAGCGATCGCCGTGGAATGAGAACATTAATGACACCCCCGAGGAACCCTTCAACCCAAATATCCCACCCACACCCAGTAGTCCGGTCCTCAACCCCAGACCCGAGGACAATACCGGCAATCCCGACTTGTTCTCGCAAGTGGAACCGACCAATCCTGCACCGAGAATAGAGGACTATCAGAACAGCGCCCCTTCAACTTGGAATAGTGACAGTGATTTGGGAGTGGATGAACCCTTCAATCCCAATGCCAATAATGCGCCACCGCGTGTTGCCGAATCTCCTGCCATCAACCCGAACCCCGGGAGTGGTGAGACGGGTTCTGACTTTTTCAATGATTTAGAAACCGCTGGCAACTCCAACTCTAGCGGTCCAAATCCCTCCTCAACTACCCCCTCCACCTGGACGGGAAACAGTGATTATGATACCGCCTCCGAACCCTTTGGCGGTAACATTGGTCCGATGGATCCGGGCGCTAATTCCGGAGGTCCTGCCGGTTCGCCCAACGGTTCCCCAGATGGTTCTGGATCTGTAGAATGCCGTCGCTGCGGGAAACCCAGCTATCCTAGAATTGCCCGAGAAGCCGGATTAGAAGGGGTAGTCTCACTGAGTGTGGATATCGACCCCTCGGGTAACGTGATTGACGTCAGATTAGTAGAGTCTAGTGGTCATTCGTCCCTAGATGACTCAGCGATGGACAAGATTAGAAGTTGGCAATTTGAGCAGTCGGAGAATGGTCGGCAGAATCAAATTGTGAGAATTCCATTCCGCCTAGAGGATTCGTAACTCGATTCGGTGCGGTGGGTGGTCCGTCTGAATCTCACCGCCACGCGAAACCCAAACCCCTAACTTAATGTTGTTTACCCTGAATTAAATCCATGCTTCGTTCTATCCACTCATTGGGAATTCCCTTGTCCATCGCCCTTGCATTGACTCTTCCTTGGCCTGCGATCGCCGGTGTGGTCACCTTACCCGATGGCGGTCGTTGTGAGGGAGAACTGCAAGACGGCAAACTCAGCGGTCCGGCAGTCTGCACTTATGCCAATGGCGATCGCTATGAAGGAGACTTTAAAGAGGGCCAACCTCATGGCAGAGGCGTTTATACCTTTGCCGATAATAGTCGATATGAAGGGGAATTTAGCAATGGTCAATTTAATGGAACCGGAGTCCGGGAATTTGCCAATGGCACGCGCTACGAAGGTGCATTTAAAGATGGCAAAT harbors:
- a CDS encoding energy transducer TonB yields the protein MTFSTVSAAQREQQEEQIKKLIGWTLVGSAVVHLVFLPLMANLMVTRSPEAIEEPIEFIVLEEPEPEPEPEEDPPPPEPEALAIPEPEPEPEPEPEPEPEPEPEPEPEPEPEPLPEPEMVEPEPLPEPEPLLEPEPLPEPEPLPEPEMVEPEPLLQEQPTAVPEPFMPEPTPEPEPSPAPLTPQEAPSLSAPAPLDPVESPPIAQEPEAQNLEPLPEVNPVERLPEPPVVSTVPQTPGPEPDWMNDLNSANQPIALEDQEVASSNPFAENIRSLDEPVSEPRSLEPPVTGSLPETSEEELLTEVPNSDATPPVEELNPTERSPWNENINDTPEEPFNPNIPPTPSSPVLNPRPEDNTGNPDLFSQVEPTNPAPRIEDYQNSAPSTWNSDSDLGVDEPFNPNANNAPPRVAESPAINPNPGSGETGSDFFNDLETAGNSNSSGPNPSSTTPSTWTGNSDYDTASEPFGGNIGPMDPGANSGGPAGSPNGSPDGSGSVECRRCGKPSYPRIAREAGLEGVVSLSVDIDPSGNVIDVRLVESSGHSSLDDSAMDKIRSWQFEQSENGRQNQIVRIPFRLEDS